In Montipora capricornis isolate CH-2021 chromosome 4, ASM3666992v2, whole genome shotgun sequence, the DNA window AAGGTCAGCCCCAAGGGGTTCAGACAGAAAATAATTAACGTTAATTTACAGAATGTGGATAAAAAGAATAAAAGACATTGAGAGCTCACAGCTACAGCAGTTTTAGCTTGTTTATGGAAGATACaggtaaattgttttctgtCTAAACCCCTTGGGTCATTTTTGAGTGTTTTTAGCATTacctcagttggttgagcaccgggctgctaTGTGGGAGGTTGCGGGTTCGAACTCTGGCCGCATCAACACTCAGGAGGAGAAAGAGGAGGAAGTGCTGACTTGTAATTTcaactgcaaatggttagactttcaagtcttctcggataagggctATAAACCATGTCTTATATGTTTTAttataagttccctgtgggacttGAAATAACCCAGacactatttgagaagagtaggCGATCTGGAGTCCCTGGTGTtctggctgtcctgttctctccagcagaagcaGCCGTCTTGGCAGTGATTTCTcaaaaaggcttatggtgtatgaggccagctaagcagaaacagccatgaGTCAGCGAGGGACTTTGCCatgtgctggaacatgtagctAGATAGATCGATAAAATCTCACTACATTTAAATCTTTTTGCAACCTAATTTTGGCTTCACAGGTATGTGATAGTTTATAAGAAAGGCTATCAAGAATTCCAAGAACCTTTCAGCTCTGTAACAACAAAAGTCAAAGGAGTATCACTCACAAACCTCAGTCAGCAGTTAGCATTGTATGGAGGAGTCCATGTTTGGGATTCGTCTGATTATGTGATACCCCCTGAGGTACGTGGAGGacttaaaattattaataatgcGTAGGTCTCGATACATTGGTTAAATTGCATtcgtatataataaataatttatttaatataatcataataataatataattatattattaaaaactagatcattggataatgcaattctatggttttgattggttttattTATAATGGACATCATGGTATATGGTCTATTATAATGTATACTAAAAAAGTGGATAGTGTTGAAGGCATGCTCAAACTTAGAATGTCCTTTGCttttcacctccgagcaacttgTGTGGGATTTGggcccaaaaatattgtaatcgttgcaggaataaatgagttaaaaccATCTTTTGGTGCTATATAATATCACTGCATGTACTAAAACAACTTGATAAATCACCTCATTGTTAACAGAGTGTCAGTGGCTAGTGCTGACCTCGCAGCTTTGCCGCTCGGTAtatcacaggcggcccagactcggagggtaaaaaattataaggatttgtttgGGAATCTCagtaacaaactgaaaaagatatttacctgcaaaagttttcaataaaaaagctgtaatttattgtcatggtgactTTCCTggttttgtgtggttatttgcctgattgaatgcgatttaaacGACTTCTCAAATGCCCAGGTTGTCACTCTTACCTAAATagaggaaaggctggcaactaatttctagcttaccccGCATCTTGCCCATATAATCACACTTCTGCGGCATCAGTCatgctcaaactccggcgatggccacacagataaatttacttctccttaaccaagtttcaaggtccagcaagCGTCCATTGCttagaaacaacaaaaaatattcaaatttttaaaatcctTTGAGGCTCGCTTACAATGAATTTTGACAtggctggtcaaccgttcatCTGAGCCTTGATGCGGTGAGAGCAAATCAGTGAAGGggtgaccagccgtgtcaaaatccgtTGTCAGCGAGCCTCAAaggattttaaaaatttgaagattttttgctgtttctaagcaatggatgctcgctggaccttgaaacttggtcaaggagaagtaTTTTACCCGTGTGGCCATCACCGGAGGTTGAgtgtgactgatgccggagaagtgggattttatcggcgagatgtgaggtaagctagaaattagttgccagcctttcctttatttaggtacaACCCGGGAATTTTAGAttgaagtcgcttaaatcgcattcaatcaggcaaataaccacacaaaaaagTACAGCTTTTTTTTGAGAACTtatgcgggtaaatatctttttcagtttgttatcgagattctcATACAagtccttataattttttaccctccgagtctgggccgcctgtgggcAAATATCTACGgtaccactagccacctccacttccttgaatagttgttaactacaTGTATACCATGCTAGAATACAATTATTATCTGTAACTGTATACatcagttgttttgtttttagaaaGAAGCCTTAGGGAAaatttatccataatttgtgggtatttttggtaaaacaatattattattccacttgTGCTTGTTGAATATGAGAGGATTGTAGCCAACTCAGTGCTAGGCACCTTATTGTCTCGCTTATCTCACATACATTTGGCGCCCCTGTGAATTTATAATAAGTATATTGCTCCTAGATGACACAgctatcattaataataattatcatatttACTTGTCATTATGAACTATCAGTCAGCATCAAAAATAGTATTCTAATCTCAGTGTTTTGTATCAATTGTTGTCGCAACTGCAACCACTCTTTTAATTAGGCAttgtcatcattttcattttcatctttAATATCATTATTTTAATCATCTATATGTTTTCTCATTTTGTAAGTAAAGCTTGTGTGCCATCAGCTAGACTAAAAATATTGCTACCACCCTTGAGGTTAAAGAGTgttaaatattgttgttttctgGTTCAAAAACAGGAAGATAAGGCTGTATTTGTGATGACAAACATGATAATTTCACCAAATCAAACACAGTCTGCATGTGCTGAAGACCCAAAGTTTCCGAATGTAAACTGCACGAGGGACAGTGACTGCCCAAGGTTGGAACCTGTCACAAATGGACATGGTAGGAACAAGACTCTTGCTCCTTCTTCCTTACTAAtactttaataaaataataattaacaattaaattaTTGGGcaaggttgagcaaaatatcgtaatttgtcagtggcgagcagatcaatttttTGCGGAAGCCAAAGGTTGAGACAAATAATTGATCCaggagacactgacaaatcatgatattttgcgataaccaagttcaataatattattgttttatcttttgatgACTGAATTTGTTTGTCTCAATTTACAACAATTAAATCACTTAACGAAAGCTCAGGAAATAAACTAAATGTATTAAAACCTTGTTAACTTATTGAATCTCGCATATTTTTTGACCAAAATATAAAAGATTGGTTGCTAATTGAAAGTTTCAGCTGGATATATTACCTTCCTCTAGGCTTCAGGACCGGAAGATGTGTGCCtgtaaaaggaaagaaagataaaaaagttTGTGAAATTTATGCTTGGTGCCCAGTGGAGATTGATGAACTTCCAATGCCTGGCTACAATTTGAGGTGTgtgagatagatagatagatagtttattgcaGCATTTACAAGGCAGTCTCTAGACTGAATTGCCTAAAAATTTACGTAAATAATTGATAACTAAagaaatatttacatgtaaaaattattattagaaCTATTTGTAACTAAACTTTAGTAAATATTCAAATCTAAATAATGGTCATTGCTGGAAAGAAAGACAGTGTTCTTAAAGCAATTTGTACGAGCCTTAAAATTCTTAAAAGGGCACGGCTTCCTAAAATTGTACATACTAGACAAATTCTTCTGTGGAAGAAAGTGGTGGAGTTTGTGGTCCATATCTAGCTTAATGGAGGAGAAAAGTTTCTCTCACAACCCGGAATGTCTTTCTTTAAGCGTGTATAGATTGAAACAAGATAGGTTAATTCATGGTATGAACTTGTTGGTGCGATGACAGATAAGGTGTGCAGGCCTGCACACGCTTGATGCCGTTGCATGGATACGCAGGGAGGCTATGATGAAAGACTGGCGCGTAGTACTCTAACTTAGACTAATAATGGTCTTACATGTGTGCAAATTATAGAAATTAAGAATATCATTTGATGGAACACTAGCTTGTTTAAGTAAGATCAGAAAATAGTCTCATTAGCTTTCTTAATCATGTCAGAAATGTGGTAATTCTACAGAAAGTTATTTGAGATGTTTAGGCCTAAAATCTTAACTTCCGTGACAATCTAGATCTTTGATCTTTGATTGATATGGGAACAAAAGACGTTCTGATCCTCTTAAAGCCAATTGTTACTTCTTTGCACTTGTCAACGTTAAGTTGGAGCTTGTTAATGCGTGACCAGGGAAAGACCGAATCCACAGCGCTCTGAATGTGACTAACACCATCCTTCGGGATCACTTCTGCAAGGGTAGTGTCGTCAATATATTTCCATGTTTGTGCATCTGAGGGGTGGAGGTCATTGATCATAATTAGAACGAATAACCAAGGACCCAGCTTGGTACCCTGGGGTACGCCTGATGGCACAATCGAGAAACAATCGTGAGAAAGTTTCACACATTGACTTTTGTCCATGAGAAAATCGATAACCCAGGGAGCAACACCATTTGGTATATGGAGAGATAGGACCTTGTTGGCGAGAGTGCAATGGTCGATCAGGTCAAATGCCTTTCTATAGTCCAGCTGGTTGGGATCGACAATTTCCAAGATAGCTGGAGCAACGTAAGCATGAAGAACAAAGTCCTTTGCTACTTTTGACAGAGAAGGCGTGAGTGAAATTGGTCTTAATTTATGCTTCAAGACAACTGTAATAGGTTTCACTTTTGGCAGGGGCGTGACATCAGCGTACTTCCACTGTGAAGGGAGCTTTTGCTTGGCAAATGAAGAGTTCAAAATTGAGTACACCGGGTCCGCCAAGAAGTCTGCCTTCTCCCTAAGGACCCAATTAGGCACGCCATCCAGACCAGATGCCTTGCAGGATTTAAAGCTGAGAGCGCCAAGGAAACATCAGGAATGCTGAGGACGACGACCTCTGAGTCCGGGTCAAAGGGGGAAGGAATCTCTAAAGGGCGGTACTCGCATTGGTTCTAGAAAGGCTGTATTAATCAAATCAGCAGGTCACTTGTTCTTGACGTCGTCTAAGTGGTGTTGTGATCGAATATCATCCATGCCCATAGCAGGAGCCATCCCAGCGATCTTCTTCACTTCACCCCACCACTGGCTCAGCTTAGTTGTCTTGAGATTAGCAACCTCGGTGTTGAAATATCTGCTTAGGCACAGCTTTCTCTCATGATTTACTTTGTTACATAACCAGCGAAAATTGTCTGAATCCCCTCGAGAAGAAGCTTTGTCGCGGGCTCTAATGAGTTCTTTGAACTCTGTTGTTATCCAGGGGGCATTGTTCACGTGGAGCTTGACTGACTTAAGTGGCATAATAATATCAATGCCAGTTCTCACAAAGTCGAGAAATAATCGAAGCTTGTTCTCGCATCCAACCGCAGTGTCGAGCACAGACCAATCAACTGACCCTAAATACCTGCCAAGCACAGCTCTTCGACTGCCTCGGGTATCCCTACGAGGCGTAGAACGCGGACCTGAGTTACGCGGGGGGCATGGCTTCGGCTGCAGGAATACAACAGAATGATCAGACAGGCCACAAGGCTGGAAGATTTGCTCCCGGTTCTTGTCATACACTTGCGGCATGTTGGTTATAATGAGATTGAGAGTGCTGTTGACACAGGTGGGTGCTTCAATAAGCTGTTTCAGTTTAAACTGCACAAGTAGGCGGCTAACGTTCAAGCAGTTAAAGTCACCAGTTAGCACAATGCCACACCTAGGATATAGGCCCTCAATGGTCGTGAGTGAGGTCGACAGATATTCTAGCATTGCACCGTCTCTGGCACCTTCAAGGTAGAGAGTATGGTACACAGTTCCAGATACAATGCAGAAGTATGCCCGAGGCAGTCAAGGAGGCCTTAGGTGAGCCCATAACACCTCAAGATTGGGATGATACAGGTCAGTTAAAGCCTTGCACTTGATCTTGCTGTTTATGTAAATCCTGACGCCACCATGAATACCAGCTGTGTGATTCTTGAGGACCACAACCACACTGGCCATTTACGCAAACTGTTTGTGATCAAGTTCTCGGAATGTGCTTGCGATTGTTTGTGACTGAGTTACGCCCACATGGAAACACACATATGGATCGAAACAGCAGCCGAGAagttccacatgatttcacgTGATTAATTGTTCGTAACGTGGGGTGGGGAAAGTGTAATCCgtgttggtttcattttttaagGATTCGAAGTAAATTCCATAGAATCTGCTCAAAGTTTCTGTTATTAGTTTCTATTCTCTCCTTTTGCCTTATCCATAAGcgttaattttcatttttgttttcatctaGAACTTCACTGCTTCACAATATTTACTAGCCCCAGTGGCTAGTGGAAGCTCAAAATCTACTgcccaaaactgaaatttcactaggctgtggctagttggctaccATTAAGTCTCGAGCCCTGATTTATCATTTATCTAGTACTtaactgtctgttttgctgtttgtgGTTTCATCGAACAGTTACttagtccattcagaagatacAGTAATATGCCAAggcgaccacattgctgaaggaaaggccacACCACAACACCAGGACCTCCTTGctctactcttttcgaatagtgtatGGGATCTTTAACAGATGGcgcctacagtttatagtccttatctaagaagacttgaaagtctattATTTACTGATTGagtatgaatacatacatggTGGAGTAACAATAGGACATAGGTCCCCTGCCAGGTTAACCACCaggatacaccacagaagacagaccgcaacaccaggaactacatgccctactctttacgacaagtgtgcgagttcttttatgtcccacaggattgtgaacattgaagggttgtgagacgggacctctggcttatcgtccttatccgagaagactagagagtctaaccatttgcagatgtaattacaagggcagcactttctcctcagttatttaaagaccctgagtgttggtgcggccagagttgaactcacgacctcctgcataacagcccggtgctcaaccaactgagccaccggtgcagaTCGCAGATCCGTTgtaattaatatatagatttagccaagcctaaaagcggagctcccggcttatttattcttactggttgtaggattagtgaaaataaaaggctttggaactgtctgccttttggttttcccggaaattgcttaattatgtcattttctccactgcctaactagtgaattccacggttaatttcacctgaaaaaccgactgatcgcatgaatcacgaagggatgagtgtgatatcggtttttccagcgaaatctactgttgaattcaccagttaggcaattattttttcttgaatggcaagagtttgaaaagaaaacaagcaaatcctcactgagcaagcgaacggaaaaggaaagaagccatttcagagtcgactgtcaaaagccagcgaataggaatcacgctaaaattagaaaacacagacgtactatagctcgtgacgtgagagatcgtactttatttattccactagatcgtactttatttattccactttatctctgaaaacgagatcatttacattttgatgtacttcattgaaacacgccagcttggcttagaaccagaatcggctagaaagggcaaacttcaaacaagatctccaacaaattacctgcacgtgctctaaacaaacttctgaaaacacaagctggtgatatttctccttactttttgcgagaactcgttgcgattacatgtgtagaacacaagtgcaaaattttcttgtcactgtcgaggcacatcaaaaaacaattaggcaagcggagtaaaaacttcttgttcgctcacatttaattttaaagccaaacaaaccagcaaaagatcgattatttctgtcctaaaagagcacagatgattgttatttaattgcagttaaaaataaaaattcgagtttcattcctgagcaaaggaaaaaacgactaaacaactttttagaaatatgcatccacttgaaataactcatccgtagaaataacaaacggtttagtgtccaagaatttgtggagtaacttcttccaccaactttaagctattactggtgtaccgttttgtcgttctcgttctctttctctcttctttcgtttctgctcttctgtcatagaacgtccaggcatcttgcaaccttagtagattcaaaattaaaaatcttaacacataccaaaaactgcaattcagagcaaaaagcacaaattaaaaataaacactcagctttaagtttataattatcactccaatgcttgacttgaataactacgtagccaccagtgtgtcctgaccacagctatattatgttaaacctggactgaaaccagcgaaaaatgcaagaaaaatatattttccaaaccgtacctgaacacgaaaagcatcgactgtcaagagctttgctgacgtagtgTGGCTCtgtagctgcgtcgagccacagaaagagcgcgaaaattaagcctcgatcaggtgtgtgtgtgtgtctgatggcttgagcctgcgatccaatcaacaagcagtcccttgtcagcggtcaacttcaaaaaaacagctgacctcgataaggtctatcttgagcccgctatatggtcacgtgatactggtcagcggataccttgttttgacaggtgtcaattgaccataacattgatgtccaatatcaaagatgaatgctgtaaactagttagtgtcaaatggaatATTGCCTCCttaatgagctctaaacttgagcccgtgatatggttacgtgtactggtcacattggcatacatgaaggggcggacggacgtacgtacgtacggacgttcatgacgtcatggctataaaacgaaattttctcacatcgatgggttaccacattttcttaactatggtgctccgcgtgcgcgcgcctttggcacgtgcggagctccgctacaaagGCAGCTGAGCATGCATGGTCCGGCCCAAGTCAAATTTACCTTATTGTACATGGAGGAACATTATGATCACACCTCACATTCAACAGCTAAATAATGTTTTTGCAGTATCTTTATGTACAAACTAATTTAAGTGCTTGTATTTTCTCTTGTAGGAAGAATATTCCACTTCTGGATGCTGCCAAGAATTTCACATTGCTTGTGAAAAATAACGTTCAGTTTCCCAAGTTTGGTGAATCGTTGTAAGTTTTAATTAACTTATGATAAttatttctttgcctttttttccatGCAAGTATTTATTAGATAACAtattcaaaagatggatgtgatcctcacactttattggacaatttaaacaattgtcaCTAAATAGAATTAACCTGAAAAATTCGGGCAGCTGCAGCAGGATTCAAAACCATGACCTCCGTAATCCCGGTGTAATGCTCAAACAACTGAGCAATGAAGCCACACAATTGGGAGCAGGTTggtttgttgggctcatgtatTCCCATTTGTAACATAGCATTATATTGAATAAATTACGTTTTTACCACagttgcttgtaatctcgcaatctgattggctaatttgctgttGTCAGTGAAagtctagacaatgctgtaCACAGCATGCTCGCGTTATTTTgccacgcaatgtaatagccaatcaggaatgcgcattttgggaaataaaccaatcatattgcaagaaagttataggcaatgcttgctctttctttgagtcatGGTTTTGGTcatgctctgaaataaaaactttctttggcattgaatattgtcagtggtaaaaaacaaatcaaaagtggttcagtgttgtctgtactcttattgacaacaatgttcgtcatcacagtggacTCACTCAGCTGTGCCTTGTGAGTACACAACACTTTGACCACTCTGGGAATTTAGTAAAAGCAGTCAGTGGTATTTAATATACAAATGGGTTAAAATAGTTCTTTCCCTGGTATGAGTCTATTTTGGCACCACTTACATCTTTGTGTATTTGGCAAAATATTATGCAGTGTATTCGACAATAATACTTTAGGGTTATGGTTTTACTTTTTATCCTTATCCTTCACCTTCATCACCTTTTAACCTCTTTCACTTGTATGTCAAATCCATACTTTCCTTGCATACATGTAGGCCTCACATGCAACTTGAAGGAAAGTAAAATAAGCCACTTGCTATTCATGTAACTACATGTTTTACAAAATCAAATAGATGTTATTGAACTAGCGTGAGGTCCGTACCGGGAAAATGCTGGTTGACTtcctttttttgcaagtttatttCAGGCTCGCCTGCTTCTATTTATACTGTTGTGGAAAGTAAAAATTTAATTTGTACTGGAACATGACTAAATATTGCAAAATTTAGACCGctcagagaaccaatcagaattctcctTTTCACCTCGGACCAGTTTGCCCATGTAATAATGCACCTTATAGATCATTGTGCAATTTGACAGTCACTAGTCACTTTTTTTATATTCTCAAGTTTGCTAGACCATTAGGCAAATTACTGTAACTCAAGAAATGTGGGTTTATGATAAAGGGCCAAGGCCCAACTACCTGGAGAAAAATCTTGGAACCAACTATTAAACTCAACTACATAATTTTATTATGTTCTTAGCTTCTTAACCTTGTCCGTCAAGGGAATCAAAGATTCTTCAATATAAGATTTTCTTAACCCCTTCCTTCGTAATAGTGACATCTATAGACTTTACTCTGTATAATGTGTGACAATTTCAATCGTCAATGAGAGGGGTAGGGGTGGGGAGGTTCAGTTGTGGAAGAATTAACTTTATCTATCTCCGCTCAAAACCATGTCCCCTTTTCAATCCATTGCAGTGATGAGTgatggattttactctgtctaatgccagtcAATTTTAAGCGCCAGTGGCAGCCTCACTGGTTACAGGGTTAAAAGTtttaacaaaagattttgctttttttagacGAAACATCAAGACTACAAGCAACAGTAGTTACTTGAAAGGTTGTACTTATGACCCTGATACTGCTCCTCTGTGTCCAATCTTCAAATTTGGGAAGATCTTGGAACTGGCCAACGTCAGTTTTGAGGAAATAGCTTATCAGGTAACTGCACCCCATgctcttaaagtggtactatgatcaaatttttaccccttgtttttttgagtgtatcacatagaattccatgaaagaataAAATCGCCGTTTACCGTTTACAAATATctgcattagttccggagatatttaagtttaaaaaatgggcaaaatatgaaaatgaaacgactgatgacgtcatacactcaacccaatattacattgagtatataaatagagctacctggGCCAATTTGCAGTGCAAAATATTGAAACTTGGCAGGCTAATAGTTCTataggaaacacacctatgactataaaaaattctgtcaccatggcaactcactcttttccagtccccacccacttaaTTTCAGTATGCtggtgattttcagcttgaaaatgCTAAACAAGGCTACAAagtcgagctaacatatttataggCTTGCTGGATCAAgtatatgaagtgctgttaccaaatatcaaaatggaacaccagaggtggccagaaaagcttttaatatgggggaggtctggaacccagtatgttaccatggtaacagagcatttaagctcatattgtgaaGCACATTTAGTAGAACCTTcctgcaaagaatcaaacatttctgatacaaactGGCTGAGATAtcacttttcatcatatttgaacaaaatctggttgagtgtatgacgtcattacttagctaatttgcatattttaaaaacttgaatatctctggaacgaaaagagatatttgaaaatagtaaacagcatttttcttctcatgcagtctacttttttatgttttgaaaTGGCTTAAataggaaagatgtgatttttgtcatagtaccactttaacaataTAGTTCCAGTTTTCAAAATGTTCACTAAACATATTGGGTGACCCAGACAGCTCCTAAATCCAAAAACTTTGATTGCAGGGTGGAGTCA includes these proteins:
- the LOC138047021 gene encoding P2X purinoceptor 4-like isoform X2 codes for the protein MVSCSQICGVILSTLFEYDTAKIVHIKSKRVGLINRFIQLVIVVYVIGYVIVYKKGYQEFQEPFSSVTTKVKGVSLTNLSQQLALYGGVHVWDSSDYVIPPEEDKAVFVMTNMIISPNQTQSACAEDPKFPNVNCTRDSDCPRLEPVTNGHGFRTGRCVPVKGKKDKKVCEIYAWCPVEIDELPMPGYNLRKNIPLLDAAKNFTLLVKNNVQFPKFGESLRNIKTTSNSSYLKGCTYDPDTAPLCPIFKFGKILELANVSFEEIAYQGGVMAIIITWNCNFDPLLYSCGPEYSFRRLDDSEAPIAPGYNFRFAKYYVQDNVLHRILIKAYGVRFVILVYGQGGKFSPIPLFLNLGSGLALLGIATVLCDIVVLYVLQKKYFYREKKYLLVDDVESNSHTDYQNSRGLHNANSMDSGRYSTLQNEDHYEDTTQGNG
- the LOC138047021 gene encoding P2X purinoceptor 4-like isoform X3, with translation MVSCSQICGVILSTLFEYDTAKIVHIKSKRVGLINRFIQLVIVVYVIGYVIVYKKGYQEFQEPFSSVTTKVKGVSLTNLSQQLALYGGVHVWDSSDYVIPPEEDKAVFVMTNMIISPNQTQSACAEDPKFPNVNCTRDSDCPRLEPVTNGHGFRTGRCVPVKGKKDKKVCEIYAWCPVEIDELPMPGYNLRKNIPLLDAAKNFTLLVKNNVQFPKFGESLRNIKTTSNSSYLKGCTYDPDTAPLCPIFKFGKILELANVSFEEIAYQGGVMAIIITWNCNFDPLLYSCGPEYSFRRLDDSEAPIAPGYNFRFAKYYVQDNVLHRILIKAYGVRFVILVYGQGGKFSPIPLFLNLGSGLALLGIATVLCDIVVLYVLQKKYFYREKKYLLVDDVESNSHTDYQYELVDQQHSSEE
- the LOC138047021 gene encoding P2X purinoceptor 4-like isoform X4, whose product is MVSCSQICGVILSTLFEYDTAKIVHIKSKRVGLINRFIQLVIVVYVIGYVIVYKKGYQEFQEPFSSVTTKVKGVSLTNLSQQLALYGGVHVWDSSDYVIPPEEDKAVFVMTNMIISPNQTQSACAEDPKFPNVNCTRDSDCPRLEPVTNGHGFRTGRCVPVKGKKDKKVCEIYAWCPVEIDELPMPGYNLRKNIPLLDAAKNFTLLVKNNVQFPKFGESLRNIKTTSNSSYLKGCTYDPDTAPLCPIFKFGKILELANVSFEEIAYQGGVMAIIITWNCNFDPLLYSCGPEYSFRRLDDSEAPIAPGYNFRFAKYYVQDNVLHRILIKAYGVRFVILVYGQGGKFSPIPLFLNLGSGLALLGIATVLCDIVVLYVLQKKYFYREKKYLLVDDVESNSHTDYQHSSEE